Part of the Flavobacterium alkalisoli genome is shown below.
ACATAATGGTAAAAAACGCATTTACAGGTGAAAAAGAAATCTCTATTAATTCCTTCATTGTTTTAGTTTTTAGTCCTTAGGACTGCTGATGCCCAGCTGCTCTTTTAATTTTTCAAGCTCACTGGTGGCCTTGGTCTTTTTAACGTCCACAGCCCTGTTTATTTCGTCATCAACAGACTTTGTTGAATTTGCAATTTCGCCATAAGCCTCTGCCAGTGCCTCTTCCTGATGCACTTTCTCCTTCATACGTTCCAGCAGTGATATGGTTCCGTTTGTATCAATTTTAGCCATTTGCTTGTTAAGGCTCTTGGTAGCGTCGGCCACCTTAACCCTTGAACGCAATATTTTAAGCTCGTTTTCCCATTTGCTTATATTCTGTTTAATGGTTTGCACATTGCCCTCCATCTGGATAACGTTCTGGTCAAACTTTTCCTTGTCGCCTTCGGCCCTTAACTGATGGCCTAAAGCTTCC
Proteins encoded:
- a CDS encoding PspA/IM30 family protein; this translates as MKFLKRLFKIGQAEVHHAIDNMEDPIKMTEQGIRDMKEDLDKSLEALAQVKAMSIRAKNEVEQYGNTAEDYNEKAMLILKKAQKGDMEAEEADRLATEALVKKEEALGHQLRAEGDKEKFDQNVIQMEGNVQTIKQNISKWENELKILRSRVKVADATKSLNKQMAKIDTNGTISLLERMKEKVHQEEALAEAYGEIANSTKSVDDEINRAVDVKKTKATSELEKLKEQLGISSPKD